The nucleotide window GGACGTTCAACATCTTATTCAGTTTATTTACCTTCATGCAATTCCAACTATTTTTGTAGAAACTTCTGTTCCATCTCGCAATATTCAAGCATTACAGCAAGGAGTCAGTGCTCTTGGTTTTGATGTACATATTGGCGACGAACTTTATTCAGATGCGCTTGGACCTGTTGATAGCCCACAGGGTACCTATCTGGGCATGCTACAATCAAACGTTAACGCAATCGTAAAAGGACTGCTACAATGATGAAAAAAATACAAAAGTTTTTAATTTGTTTATGCATAACGCATGCTTCAATTATTTTTACATCATCAAGCATAGAAACTTCAGAAGCAAAGTTACTGTGGAAAAAACCAACACCACTCGATCCTGAGCTATTATTAGAATATACTAGAAAAGAAAAAGCTGAAATAGAGCAGGAAAGATTAAATCTAACTAGAACTTTAGAAACTATAAAACAACGGTCAACTGCTAGACAAGAAGCCATTAGTAGACAAGAAGAAGAAGAAATTGTCAGACAGCAAGAAAAAGAAACTGTCAGACAAGAAAAAGCTTTCAAACAATTACAGCAATAAGATACGATTCTGCAGCAACAAGAATTAATAGAAAGGCTCAAAAGAAAGTGTCCAGAAATGTTTAGGCGTAGAAAAACGGAGTGACTTATTTTTCTAAAAAAGTAAGTCTTATGTAGGAAAACAAAGCCAATTTCCCGATTCAAATATTTCATGATATACTTACAATTGTTGTTTGTTATTCTCGCTTAAAATCAGTTTTTTCACATGATCGACTTAAAAAATAATGCCAATTTAATGCTGGATACCCGGGATTCCGCCTCCGTTAAAACTACGGAACGGACAAGCAAGCCCGCCGCGCCCGCCGAAGCTATCGGCGAAGGCCGGGAGTACGACGAGTGCGCCATTGCTGTAAAAGATCTCACGGTTGCCTACCATGAAAAACCGGTTATATGGGATCTTGATTTTTTTGTTCCAACAGGAACATTACTAGGCATTATCGGGCCTAATGGCAGCGGAAAAACAACACTTCTTAAATCTATTCTTGGAATTATACAACCGACAACCGGTTCTATAAAAATTTTTGGTCAGCCGTACAATCACGCTACGCACAGCATCGCTTACGTTCCTCAGAAAAGTTCTGTTGATTGGTCTTTTCCAACCGATGTGTTTGACGTAGTGCTCATGGGTCGCTATGGACATCTTTCACTCTTCAGACGCCCTACACAAAAAGATCGCGAAATTGCTGACCAAGCTTTAAAAATGGTTAATATGGAGCAGTTTGCCACTCGACACATAAGTCAACTTTCTGGCGGGCAACAGCAACGCGTTTTTCTTGCTCGAGCACTCGCGCAGCAAGCTGATATCTTTATTTTAGATGAACCTTTTGCTGGAATCGATATCGTTACAGAACAAATTATTTTAAAACTTTTACAACAACTACGCGACCAAGGCAAAACAATTATCGTTGTGCATCATGATATAACTACGGTAAAAAAATATTTTGACTGGACGTTTTTGATGAACATAAAGCATATTGCTTTAGGACCAACAGAAACAGTTTTAACGCCTGAAAACATTGCGCTCACTTTTCAAGCACCTAATCTTTTTAATGATGACGTCAATGATTCAATTTGATCAAACACTACTTTTAATTCTTTGCGGAACCGGACTTCTTGCGATCAGTTCTGGAATTATGGGTTGCTTTGTACTACTTCAAAGAAAAAGTTTATTTGGTGACACGATTGCTCACGCAACGCTGCCAGGCATTGCTGGAATTTTTTTACTTACAAGTAGCAAGCTCCCTTTGATGCTTATGCTCGGAGGCATTATTTCTGCCGGCATTGGAGCTCTGGCAATCAATTATATTATCCAAAACTCAACACTCAAAAAAGATACAGCGCTTGGCATCGTGCTTGCAACTTCGTTTGGACTCGGCACCGCGCTACTCAGCAAAATTCAAACATACCCAACAGCTCATCAAGCCGGCATCGCAAAATATTTACTCGGTAATGCCTCAACGATTTTATACAGTGACTTTTATATGATTGTAGCCGTCATGGCAGTAAATCTCATATGCTTAAAACTATTTTTCAGCGAGTATAAGATTTTTTTATTCAACCCAGAGTACGGCAAAGCTATAGGCGTTCCCACGCAAAAAATATCTCTACTTTTAACCATGACAACCATGCTGACTATTGTTGTCGGACTGCAAACTGTCGGCGTCATACTCATTAGCGCACTTTTAATAGCACCTGCTGCAGCAGCTCGTCAATGGACGGAAAGTTTTTCAACAATGATTTTTTTAAGCTCATGTTTTGCAATTTTTTCCACAATAACTGGAACCCTTTTAAGTAGCGCAGTAGTTCACTTGCCAACAGGTCCAACCATTGTAGTCATTGCAACACTAGTTACTTTTCTATCAATTTTGATCGCTCCACGCGGAGTACTTACAGAGTGGCTTACAAAAAAATCACAAGTTAAAAAAATTCATGCATTAAAAATGCTTTCACATTTTATGCTATTTAATGAAAGCAAAACAGATCCGTACCATCCGCACGATGTCAAAGCCCTTCAAGTCATTGGTAAACAAGCTGCAAAGGCAACACTGCTTTACCTTGAAAAGCAAGGCTTGATCGAATCAACTCAAAAAAACTTCTGGCGACTTACGCCCAAAGGTTTTGCATGGGCAATAAAGCATCATAAGGGGCACGCATCATGATAAATATTATTTATCTGCAACTGCTTGTAACTGCGCTACTCGTTGCCGCATCCTGCGCCCTGCCTGGCACTTTTTTAATTTTACGCGGCACAAGTTTGATGAGTGATGCACTTGGTCATGCTATTTTACTCGGCATTGTTCTTTCATTTTTTATAGTAGGCAACCTGCATTCCCCTTTCATTTTTCTAGGGGCAACGATTACAGGAATTGTCATGGTAGCTTTTATAGAACTGCTCATTTACAGTAAACGACTCAAGCCTGA belongs to Candidatus Babeliales bacterium and includes:
- a CDS encoding metal ABC transporter ATP-binding protein; amino-acid sequence: MIDLKNNANLMLDTRDSASVKTTERTSKPAAPAEAIGEGREYDECAIAVKDLTVAYHEKPVIWDLDFFVPTGTLLGIIGPNGSGKTTLLKSILGIIQPTTGSIKIFGQPYNHATHSIAYVPQKSSVDWSFPTDVFDVVLMGRYGHLSLFRRPTQKDREIADQALKMVNMEQFATRHISQLSGGQQQRVFLARALAQQADIFILDEPFAGIDIVTEQIILKLLQQLRDQGKTIIVVHHDITTVKKYFDWTFLMNIKHIALGPTETVLTPENIALTFQAPNLFNDDVNDSI
- a CDS encoding iron chelate uptake ABC transporter family permease subunit → MIQFDQTLLLILCGTGLLAISSGIMGCFVLLQRKSLFGDTIAHATLPGIAGIFLLTSSKLPLMLMLGGIISAGIGALAINYIIQNSTLKKDTALGIVLATSFGLGTALLSKIQTYPTAHQAGIAKYLLGNASTILYSDFYMIVAVMAVNLICLKLFFSEYKIFLFNPEYGKAIGVPTQKISLLLTMTTMLTIVVGLQTVGVILISALLIAPAAAARQWTESFSTMIFLSSCFAIFSTITGTLLSSAVVHLPTGPTIVVIATLVTFLSILIAPRGVLTEWLTKKSQVKKIHALKMLSHFMLFNESKTDPYHPHDVKALQVIGKQAAKATLLYLEKQGLIESTQKNFWRLTPKGFAWAIKHHKGHAS